Within the Pseudomonas sp. SL4(2022) genome, the region TGGTCAGCCAGGCCGTCCAGGTCTTACCGTCCTGGTCGTCATGCAGCAGGCAGTGGCGCGCCAGATCACGTGGGTGCTTGAGCGGCAGTTGGTTGAACAAGCCTGGGCTGCACACCGGGAAGAACAACAGAGTCGGCAATGGCCGCACGAAGTAGGCGCTGCCATCGACCGGGCCGGTGCCATAGGTGATCGCCAGGTCGATCGGATCAAAGGGCTGGGTTGATTCCAGCGGCTGCTCGTAGAGGTGCAGGGTGATCTGCGGATAACGTTCGCTGAAATCCGCCAGGCGGCCAATCAGCCACTTCTGCGCCAGCTCGGCGGTTACCGCGATGCGCAGCTGCGCCTGGGAGCCGGGATCGCGCAATTCATCACAGGCCTCGCCGATCAGCTCGAAGGCCTGCTGCAGGCTGCGCAACAGGCGCTTGGCCTGCGGCGTGGGGCGCACCTGACGGCCGTCACGCTGAAACAGCGGAGTTCCGAGTTGTTCTTCAAGCTGGCGAATCTGGTGGCTGACGGCACTGTCGGTGACACACAGCTCGGCCGCCGCCCGGCCGAAGTGGGCGTGCCGGGCGGCGCATTCAAAGGTGCGCAAGGCGGTAAGAGACGGTAGGCGGCGCATGCGGTGCTCCAGAGCGACAACTGCGCCGCATGCTTACTCAGGGCGCGTGCTAGCGCAACAGCTTGTTGTCCAGCACCTCGGAGGCTCCGCCCATGACGTTTTCGCTGATCTCGATAAAGTCTTTGGTGCTGGCTTTGTCGAGGCGCATCAGGCCGCGGGTCACGTCATCCAGCGAACGTGGCTGGGTGGTGCCCTTGGTGGCCTGACGGATTTCCCGATCCAGTTCCTGCAACAGCAGCACCGCACGGGCGGTGACAGGACCGTTGGAGTTGTTGGTGCGCAGGCTGTCCACCGGCTTGCTCCAGCGAATCAGCTGCTCGCGAATCTTCTGGTAACGCTCCTCACTGAGGCCGCCGGCGCGGCGCATCAACTCGATGGCGTAGAACTCGGCCAGGCCTTCGGTGATCCAGTCACTGCGATCACGGGCACGAATCCGGCTAAATACATGAACCAGCTCATGCACCAGAGAACTGGTGCCATTTTCGCTGACCAGCGGGCGATCCGTGTGCATGTAGTAGGAGTTGGCCGCCGACAGGCCGCCGCGCCACATCGGGTCACCGGCACCGACGATCAGCAGCTTGGCCGGATCGCGCGGGAACACATCCTGGGCATGCGGCCAGACAAAGGTCAGCAGGGTCATCACATCCATGCGGCGCATGCCCTCGCCAACCGGGGCCGCGATTGCTACATCGGTTTCACCGAGTTTGGCGCGGCGCGTGCCAACCTTGCCGGCCACCATCCAGCCAGTCGGGCGATCGAACTTGCGCTGTGGGTTGTCGATGCGGAACCTGTTTTTGCCGATACGCGGCCAACCGGTTTCGACGCTTTTCCAGCCCTTGGGCAGGTCAAATTGCACGCGCGAGATCAGCTCGGTTTTATCTTTCTGGCGCAGTTTGACCGCCGGTACCAGATCGTCGCCACGCAGCAGTGCCCAGTCCTTGGTAATCAACGCATCAAAGCGCCCAGCGCTGCGTTCATTATTGATACGCACGCGGTAAGTCAGGGTCGACTCGCCTTTGCTTGGCTGCCAGATGCCCAGTTCCGGGCTGTCCTGTGTCCACTGGCCGTCAGCCTTGAAGTCGCTGTAGGCACCCTGCTCGCCCAGGTTGAAGGCAAGGCTGATCACCTGCCCACCGTCTTCCAGGGTCAAGCTGACTTCAGCCTGTTCTGTGTCTGGCAGAAAACGCACGCGGTAATCCAGGTCGACCTTTTTTGCCCACAGCGGCGTGCTCAGGCTCAGCAGAACAACAGACAGCAGCAAACGACGCATCAACATGGCAAAGCTCCACAGTGCAAAACATTGATTCAAGCGAGTTTAGGCTGGCATTTATTGACGAGGTTCAGCCCGCGCGGAAAATCATGTGCTCTTCCCACTCATCCTCGGCCACGCTGTTTTCGCTGAGCATGCGCCCGGCCTGGGAAATCCGCTGTTTGTGCACCTGCTCTGGGTCGCCGCACACCAGGTGATGCCACAGCAACAGATCCTTGCCTTCGCTGACCAGGCGATAGGCGCAGGTCGGTGGCAACCACTGAAACTGATCGGCCTGGGCCGGGGTGAGCTGAATGCAGTCCGGCACAAACCTGCGTCGATTGCTGTAGTCGGTGCAGCGGCAGGTCTTCAGGTCCAGCAGTTTGCAGGCGATGCGCGTGTAATACACGCTGCCATCGTCCTCATCCTCGAGCTTTTGCAGGCAGCACAGGCCGCAGCCATCACACAGCGACTCCCACTCGTCCTGATCCAGCTGTTCGAGGGTTTTGCGTTTCCAGAAGGGTTCGACTTTGGCGGCCATGGCGAGGGTACGGTGAGCGGCGAAAAGGCCGGCAGTCTAGCCGCTCGGCCTGGCGCGGCCAAGGGCGGCAAGCCGAATGGCTGCAGCGTGTTCAATAACCCCGGGTGAAATCCACTTGGCCCAGTACGGTTTCACCGGCTTGCCAACGCTGCAGGTTATCGACAAACAGCTGCACCAACAGACGCGGGTCCGTCGGCGCCGCGCTGTGCCCGGTCAACAGCAGGCGCGGCGCATCCCAGAATGGATGACCCGCAGGCAGCGGTTCTGCACGGCAGACATCAATCACTGCACCGGCCAGTTGCCCTTGTTGCAACGCGCTGACCAATGCCTGGTCGACCACGGCCACACCGCGCCCGGCATTGATGAACAGCGCGCTGGACTTGCAGGCAGCAAACAGCGCGGAATCATAAATATCACGGGTGGCTGGCGTATCGGGCAGCAGGTTGATCAGGTAATCGGCCTCAGCCGCTAGGCTTGGCAGTTCGTCGAGCCCAGCCACCTGACGGAACGGCGGCAGATTGCGCGGGCTGCTGGCGATACCCAGCAACTGAATGCCGAACGGGGCCAGAAACCGCGCCACGCTCAAGCCGATATCACCGGTGCCGACAATCAACGCCGTGCGCCCGGCCAGGCTTTGCGGTGCGCGGTTGTCCCAGCGCTGCTCGACCTGTGCCGCCAGGCGGGCAAACAACTGACGCTCATGGGCCAGCAAATGGCCCAGCACATATTCGGCCATCACCTGGCCGAAGATGCCCACGGCGCGGCTCAGGCGGTAGTCAGCCGGTAAACCAGTGGCCAGCAACGGCGTGATGCCTGCCCATGTCGATTGCATCCACTGCGGCCGAACACCCTGACGCAGCAAGGCGGCCAACAGATCAGGCTGCCCCAGCCAAACCGGGCAGGTTGGGGCCTGCTGCAGCTCGACGAGCTGGTCGCTGCCGTACACTTCCAGCTCAGGAGCCTGCTCATGCAGCAGCGCGGCATAGCGGCGATATTCGCCCTCACCGATCAGCACGCGCAGAGGGTTGTCAGCTGGCGGGCTCATCAGACCGGATCGTTACGGCGCAGCAGCTCATCGGGCAGGTGCTCGATGTATTCATCTTCCGGTGGCGGCATTTGCAGGTGGTAGCCCTGCTCGTCGAGGTTGGCCAGCACCTTGTGGATGTCCTCGCGGGCCAGCTCGCGCTCGGGGGTGAGGACCAGCTCAAAGGCCAGAGCTGGCAGGCCGAAGGCGCTCAACAGTGCTTCAGGCACACGCTTGAGGCCATCACTGCGCAACACATAGAGGTACATCTCGTTTTTGCGCGGGCTTTTGTAGATTGAGCAGATACGTTTCACACGGAGTCTCCGGTTGCAGCCAGGCA harbors:
- a CDS encoding YcgN family cysteine cluster protein produces the protein MAAKVEPFWKRKTLEQLDQDEWESLCDGCGLCCLQKLEDEDDGSVYYTRIACKLLDLKTCRCTDYSNRRRFVPDCIQLTPAQADQFQWLPPTCAYRLVSEGKDLLLWHHLVCGDPEQVHKQRISQAGRMLSENSVAEDEWEEHMIFRAG
- a CDS encoding D-2-hydroxyacid dehydrogenase, coding for MRVLIGEGEYRRYAALLHEQAPELEVYGSDQLVELQQAPTCPVWLGQPDLLAALLRQGVRPQWMQSTWAGITPLLATGLPADYRLSRAVGIFGQVMAEYVLGHLLAHERQLFARLAAQVEQRWDNRAPQSLAGRTALIVGTGDIGLSVARFLAPFGIQLLGIASSPRNLPPFRQVAGLDELPSLAAEADYLINLLPDTPATRDIYDSALFAACKSSALFINAGRGVAVVDQALVSALQQGQLAGAVIDVCRAEPLPAGHPFWDAPRLLLTGHSAAPTDPRLLVQLFVDNLQRWQAGETVLGQVDFTRGY
- a CDS encoding YcgL domain-containing protein — its product is MKRICSIYKSPRKNEMYLYVLRSDGLKRVPEALLSAFGLPALAFELVLTPERELAREDIHKVLANLDEQGYHLQMPPPEDEYIEHLPDELLRRNDPV
- a CDS encoding LysR substrate-binding domain-containing protein; translated protein: MRRLPSLTALRTFECAARHAHFGRAAAELCVTDSAVSHQIRQLEEQLGTPLFQRDGRQVRPTPQAKRLLRSLQQAFELIGEACDELRDPGSQAQLRIAVTAELAQKWLIGRLADFSERYPQITLHLYEQPLESTQPFDPIDLAITYGTGPVDGSAYFVRPLPTLLFFPVCSPGLFNQLPLKHPRDLARHCLLHDDQDGKTWTAWLTTHAGDIQPQRHLYLGHAGLTMEAAARGQGVAIGDNLTSAEDLASGRLVRPFAASVASLGQYALVCERLRLEKPAVAQFVEWFTDQLVDI